ATTAAAAAGATAAACTTAACATTTTGTTGGATATAATTGTTTATAAAATAACTTTAAGATATAAATTTTAGTAATAGAGAAATAGGGTTTAGATTGAATATGTACATATCGGGTTACGGGATGTTAATTGCTTTTATTTTATTTTCTTTCGCTTTTGCCGCGGCAGCTTTGATTATGTCATTTCTGGTTCAGCCAAAAGCACCGGGAAAGCAAAAAGAAAAAACTTATGAATGCGGAATGAAACCGTTCGGGGATTCAAGAATTCAATTTGATTTAAAGTATTATCTTTACGCTTTATTATTTCTAATATTTGATATTGAAGCTGTTTTTCTTTTTCCATGGGCGGTGAGCTATAATAAATTAGGACTGTTTGCACTGGTAGAAGCTTTAATATTTATAGCAATACTAGTAGTAGGACTGGTTTATGCCTGGAAAAAAGACGCTTTAAAGTGGCAATAAGTGGAATTTAATTAATCAAGGACTTACATAAATAATGCAGATAATTTTAACAGCAGTCGATTTTATATACAACTGGGGAAGGTCTAATTCTTTATGGCCTTTGACATTTGCTACTTCGTGCTGCGGAATTGAAATGATTTCAGCAAGTGCAGCAACTTTTGACATATCAAGATTCGGCTCGGAAGTCTTTAGGGCAACGCCACGTCAAGCTGACCTAATGATAACTGCCGGTACTGTTACTCACAGAATGGCACCTGCTTTAGTCCGTCTTTACGAACAAATGCCTGAGCCTAAATATGTAATTGCAATGGGAGCTTGCGCAGTTACAGGCGGAATGTACGAGAACGATTCTTACTCTGTAGTTAGAGGGGTAGACAGACTGGTTCCTGTTGATGTTTATTTGCCGGGATGCCCTCCAAGACCTGAAGCACTTCTTGATGCAATAATAAAGCTTCAGAAACAAATGAAAACAGAAACTATACTGGATAGAAAAAAATATCTTGACGCGCATAAGCCCAGAGTGACGCTTTCAGAAGATGAAAATTGTGAAGTTCTGCTTCCCAATTCCGAATTTGAAGTAATTCACTGGGGCGTACAAAAAATAGGTTATGACACTGATTATAATTGCAAAGAAGCACAAAGCGCTGACGTTGCAATATAAAAATTAACGGAGAATAGCGTGCCTGAAACATCTAATATTACAGCAATTGACGAAAAATTCGAGGTAAAACACCTTGATAAAACCTCTGATGGCATTGAAATAATTGAAGTACCAAAAGATAAGTTAATTGAGCTTGTTACATACCTTAAAATGCACGTAAATACACAATTTAATATGCTTTTTTCTGTAAGCGGGCTTGATAGAGTTGATTGTTTCGAAGTTGTTTACAATTTTTATTCAACAGTTTTCCATAAAAAACTTCTTTTAAAAGTTAATCTTGAGAAAGAAAATCCGGGTGTAGAAAGCTTATGCGGATTATATTCGGCGGCTGATTGGCACGAAAGAGAAACTTATGACTTATTAGGCATAAATTTCTATAATCATCCTAATTTAGAAAGAATTTTGTTACCAAAAGACTGGATTGGACACCCTTTAAGAAAAGATTATGTGAATAAAGATAAAAGATTGAACTGGAACGAAAGATAATGGTAGTAGAAAATACTTTTAATAAAGAAATGATAATAAATGTCGGGCCTCAACATCCCAGTACTCACGGCGTTTTAAGGTTAGTTATGTCGCTAAATGGCGAAATAATTAAAGAAACAAAACCCGTAATCGGATATTTGCATAGAGGGATGGAAAAACTTGCCGAGAGCAGAAATTATTTTCAGTATTTACCGATGGTTGACCGAATAGATTATTTATCGAGTTTCTTTTGTTCAGCAGCTTTCTGTTATGCGGTGGAATCTATTGCAGGGATTGTGGTTCCTAAAAGAGCCGAATATATCAGGCTAATCACGATGGAATTTAACAGAATTGCCTCGCATTTAATGTGGGTTGCTTCATTTTTGCTGGATTTAGGAGCGACTACTCCTATGTTTTATGCGTTTAGAGAGCGTGAAGACATAGTTAAACTTTTTGAAGAACTGACCGGACAAAGAATGATGTATAATTTTTACACATTTGGCGGAGTAAAAAAGGATTTGCCCGAGGGTTGGATGAATAAAGCTCTGGATTTATGCAAAATAATGCCTAAAATGTTCGATGAATACGAAGCAATTATCACTAAAAACCCTATATTTTTAGAAAGAACAAAAGGTGTCGGTATTTTAACTCCGCAAATGGCAACAGATTACGCAATTACAGGAGCAAATATCAGAGCATCGGCAATCGATTTGGATTTAAGAAAAATAAATACTTATTCGGTTTACAACGAAATCGATTTTCAAACACATCTTGCTGAAAATGGTGATAGTTACGACAGATATATAGTAAGAATTGCCGAAATGAGAGAATCTATCAAAATTATAGAGCAGGCAATAAAACAAATTCCCGGTGGTACACCAGAAAAATTAAAAGTTAAAAGCGTAAACTGCGGCTGTAAAGACGAAAATTGCGAATATTGCGGTTTCGACACACAACTTATAGCGAAAAAACTAAATGCCGCTGTTTTTAAACCACCTGCAGGTGAAGCAATTTCCACTATTGAAGCGCCAAGAGGAGTCATAACCTGTTATGTAGTGAGCGACGGTACAAATAAACCTGTAAGAGTCAAATGGAGAACTCCTTCGTTTTCTTCTGTACAGGTGTTACCTGAGCTGATAAAAGGCAAAAATTACTCTGATTTAATGCCGATTTTTGGAAGTCTTGACGTTGTACTTCCTGAAGTTGACAGATAAGCAAAACGGGAGAAATAAAGTTATAATGCACGATTTGTATATAAATATTTTTAATAAACTCGGAATACCGACATTTTTTGCAGAAATCACATGGCCGATTATTCCGTTTATATGTGTAGCTGTTTTGCTGATTTTAGTGGTATTATTCCTTGTTTTAATGGAAAGAAAAGTTCTTGCGTGGCTCACAGTAAGAAAAGGTCCCAATAGAGTCGGTCCTTTTGGCTTTTTTCAGACGATAGCGGACGCAATTAAACTTCTTTGCAAAGAAGATATTATGTCTAAAGATACAAATAAAATCCTTTTTACGCTTGCGCCTGTGATTGTATTCGCGCCGATAATGGTTATATACGGTTTAATGCCTTTCACAGAAAAGTTTGTTGCGATTAACCTTGCAGCAGGGTTATTTATGATTTTTGCACTCTCATCAATAACAACTGTGGGAATCGTTCTGGCAGGATGGGCAAGCAATAACAAATATTCATTGCTTGGAGCAATGCGCTCTGCGGCTCAGGCAATTAGCTATGAAATACCTCTTATAATTGCTGTATTGAGCATTGCAGTACTTGCAGGAACACTAAACCTTTCTGATATAGTGGCAGCACAATCCGGAGGTGCTTCCGACCAAACATTCCTTAACTGGAACGTCTTTAGCTGGAACATAATACCTTCTTTTATCGGCTTTATAGTTTTCTTTATATGCTCAATTGCTGAAGTAAACAGGATTCCTTTTGACTTACCGGAAGCTGAAAGCGAGTTGGTAAGCGGATATAATACCGAATACTCAGGCATGAAGTTTGCGCTGTTCTTTCTTGCAGAATATGCCGCTATGTTTATAATGAGTGTTTTAATAGTTACACTATTCTTAGGCGGGTATTTATCGCCTTTTAATGATTATTTATCAATAACTTTATTCCAGAATATAATACATAACCGGAATATTCTTGATCTTTTTGTCCATATAGAGCAAGGGTTCTGGATTATAGCAAAAACATATTTTGTAATATTTATTATTATATGGATTAGAGGCACTTTGCCGAGATTAAGAGCTGACCAGTTGATGTCTTTTGCATGGAAATTTCTTTTACCTCTTTCTTTGCTCAATTTAACGATTGTAGCCGTATTCAAATACGTCGTAACTTTAATAAACGGATAAAATTATGAAAATTATATTTAACAAAACAGTAAATGGAATAATTGAAATAGCAAGAGGCATGTTTACCATCCTTAAGCATGCTTTTAGACCTGCTATAACCCTAGAATATCCAGAAAAAAAACCTGTGCTTTCTTCAAGAACAAGAGGAAGGCTGGCGCTTACTACTAACCAAGATGGAAATCTAAGTTGTATTGGATGCATGTCGTGTACAAAAGTTTGTCCATGCGGCGATTTAATACAGATTGAATCTGCAAAAGACGAAAATAACAAGAATATAATTAATAAATTTACCATTGATATGGGCAGATGCATATTCTGCGGAAACTGTACGCAAGCCTGTCCTAAGGATGCGCTTATTATGACTGATGAATTTGAACTTGCTGATTATTCCAGAGAATCTCTGGTTTTTGATAAAGATAAATTAAAGCTTTCTCCTGAAGAATCTGCAAAATGGAGAGATAAAAAAGAACGGGATGTTTAATTAATAAACAAGGTGTGTTGAGGTTTTAATGTATTATGGACATAATTTATAATTTATTTTTCTATGTTATTGCATTTGTGCTGGTAATTGCAGCTCTGGGAGTTGTATTTTTGCCGAGAATTGTGTACTCTGCAGTAGCAATGATTCTGGCTTTTATTTCAGTGGCAGGAATTTTTGTGTTATTAAACGCTGATTTTGTTGCTATATCGCAAATAATTATTTATGCAGTAGGCATAACAATAGTTATGATTTTTGCAATTATGCTCACCGGAAGGATTTCAGAAAAAAAACTCTGGATAGCTTTTGCGCCAAGAACATTGTTTGCTTTTGCCACTTCGGGAGCATTTTTTGTTACTATTTTGTTTGCAATAACTGACGGATTCAAGTCTTTAGCGAGAGAAAGCAATATATTTTCGGCAACATTACCTTCTATAGAAACTATTGATACTTTGCAGAACGAAGGAACAACCGGAATTATAGGCAAAGCTCTCTTTACAAAATATGTTTTGCCGTTTGAAATATTGTCATTATTACTGCTGGCAGCAATTATAGGGGCAGTAGTTCTGGCAAAAAAAGACAGGGATAATCTTGTTAACCCTACAACAAACCTGATAGAGGAAGATTAATATGAGAATAGACATTATTTTAAACCTTTTCAACGTAGGACTTACTCATTACTTGATTTTGGGGGCTGTTTTATTTTGTATCGGTATAGTGGGACTTATTATTTCGCGAAATATAATCAGAGTACTTATGTCAATTGAAATTTTACTTTGTGCGGTAAATATTAATTTTGTTGCTTTTGCAAATTATAGCGACATTAATAATTTACAGGGACAGGTATTTGCTATATTTATAATGGCTATTGCAGCAGCTGAAGCAGCTCTTGGGCTTGCCATTCTTCTATCGCTTTACAGGAACAAACCTACAGTTGATACAGAAGAAATGAACGAATTAAAAGGATAAAAATAATTTAGGAGTGTTTGAATATAATGCAGTTTTTTGTAGAAAATGCCGGTTTAATAGCGTTATTGCCCTTGTGGGTTTTCTTGATTATTATATTTGGTCAAAATTTATTTGTTTATGAAAATAAAAAATTCACGTTATGGCTGACGACAGCAAGCACTTTTGCCGGTCTTGTTTGCTCAAGTTTTATATTAGTCTGGACTTTTAATCACACTGCACCTTATGTTCAGAACTTTAACTGGATCCAGGCTGGCAATATCAATTTATCAATAGGAATTATCGTAGACAGGCTTGCTGCAATGATGCTTATGGTTGTTACAAGCGTAAGTTTGCTTATTCAGATATATTCTCATGAATATATGAACAAAGACGAAGGCTATCACAGGTTTTTTGCATACCTCAACCTGTTTAATTTTTCGATGCTAGGACTTGTTTTAAGTTCTAATCTTTTTCAAACTTATATTTTCTGGGAACTCGTGGGAGTTTCGAGTTATCTGCTTATTGGTTTCTGGTTCAGAAGACCGTCTGCTGCGAGTGCAGCAACTAAAGCTTTTATCATGAACAGAATCGGTGATTGCGGTTTGCTGATAGGCATTTTAATGTTTTTATTTTTCTCAATCGGCTGGTGGGCAAGCAGTAGTGATATATTTTTAAGTTTTACCTCTATGCCCGAAGCTGCAAAATATGTTCTTGACTCAACAAATCCCTTTTTATATACAGTTATTGCAATTTTAATTTTTCTTGGACCGGTGGCAAAAAGCGCACAATTTCCATTACATACTTGGCTTCCGGATGCAATGGAAGGCCCGACACCAATCAGTGCTTTAATTCACGCAGCTACAATGGTTGCAGCAGGTGTTTATCTTATCGCAAGAGTTTATCCAATTTTCGAACTTTCTCCTAATGCAATGACAATCATTGCATGGACAGGTGCAATTACTGCATTTATGACTGCAACTATAGCTATAACGCAGCAGGATATAAAAAAGGCATTGGCTTATTCAACTTGCAGCCAGCTTGGATTTATGGTAATGGCTATGGGCGCCGGTGCATACTCTGCAGGTCTGTTCCATCTTATGACACACGCTTATTTTAAGGCTATGTTGTTCCTCTGCTCAGGCGCAGTAATACATGGATTGAATGACCAGCAGGACATGAAATATATGGGCGGCTTAAGAAAACATATGCCGGCTGTTGCTTATACTTATTTAATAGGTTGTTTGGCTATTTCGGGGATATTTCTGAGCGGATTCTGGTCAAAAGAAGAAATTTTTTCAGGATTACTAGAGCATAACCAGCTTGTTTTACTTGTAATTGCAATCTCAGTTGCAGGAATGACGGCTTTTTATATGTTCAGAACTTATTTTCTTACATTTGAAGGGGAATACAGAGGACATGAACATCCTCATAATGCCTCAAAAACAATAACTCTACCGTTAATTATTCTGGCAATTCCGTCTGCTATAATAGGTTTTATTCTTTGTGGAAAGTTCGGATTACCTTCGTTCGATGCTTTTATAAACACAGCAACGGAAACTGCTTCTCGCGGAGAAAGTTTATTGATTCCTGTTGTTTCTTTATTAGTTTCACTGGCAGGGTTTGGGCTTGCTATGATTTTGTACGTCGATAAATACAAAAATATGTTCAAAATCAATCTGGATAAATTTATACAAAAAATTAAACCCGTTTACAATTTTTCCGCAAACCTCTGGTATATCGATCGTTCCTATTACAAATTTGTTGATTATATTGTACTTCCTATTTCTGAATTTTTGTCAGCTTTCGACAAATTTATTGTAGATGGATTAGTCAATCTGGTGGCTATCTGGGTGCGTTTTAGCGGTTGGTTACTGAGAATTTTTCAAAATGGAAATGTCCAAACTTACGCCACAATACTTTTTGGCGGATTGATGTTTTTAACGTTCATATTCACTATTTACTGGTTATTGTAACCGGCTTAGCTATATTTTCGAATTTAGTTAAAGCCACAGATGAAAGGTTAAAGTTACGAAAACAAGGCTCTAAATCAAGAGTAATAATCTAGACAAAAGAAAGGTTAGTAATGGAATTTTTATCTCTAATATTATTGATATTTCTGCCCGTTATAGGGGCAATAATTATATTCGGTCCGTGGTTTCCCCAAAATGAAGTAAAAATAAGAAGGTTCGCAAAAGGCTGGAGCGGTCTTGTGTTTATTTATTCGCTGTTTTTTATAACATTTTTTAATCCGTCACAAACAGGTTTTCAGTTCGAAAATATATTAAAACTACCCGGAGGAAAAGATTGGATTGCGCCTCTAGGAATAAATTTTGCATTTGGTGTTGACGGAATATCTATTACACTTATTATTTTAACCACATTTTTGGTTCTTATTTCACTTATTGCAAGCAAATATAGCATAACAAAAAGACACAAACTTTATTACTCAATGATATTTGTATTGGAAACTGCTATTTTAGGGGTTTTTGCAGCAAAAGACTTATTCTTATTCTTTTTATTCTGGGAAATAGAACTGATTCCGATGTATTTTCTGATTTCTATATGGGGAACAGGCAGAAAAGAATATTCAGCAATGAAATTTATTCTTTATACTTTTGCAGGAAGTATTTTCATGCTTGCATCTATACTTGCTATTGTGTATTACCACTATTCACAGACAGGCATTTTGACTTTTGATTTAGGAATTTATACGTCATTAAAAGATTACAGCTACCCATTAATTTTCTCTATACTAGCTTTTTTTGGATTTTTCGCTGCATTTGCAGTAAAACTCCCTATAGTTCCTTTGCATACTTGGCTTCCTGATGCGCATGTTGATGCTCCTACACCTGTAAGTATGCTTCTAGCAGGGATTTTGCTAAAAATGGGCGGTTACGGATTGATAAGAATGAATTTGCAGATTTTACCTCAGGCGGTTAAGGTTTTAGCACCGTTGCTTATTATTTTAGGAGTCATAAACATAATTTATACAGCCTGTATTGCGCTTGTTCAAACAGATCTCAAAAAACTAATTGCCTACAGCAGTGTCAGCCACATGGGAATCGTTTTAGTCGGACTGGGCGCTTTAAATACTGCCGGAATTTCCGGAGCTGTTTTTCAGATGGCGGCACATGGCATAATAAGTGCAGGTTTGTTTATGATAGTCGGCATTATTTATCTGAGAACGCACACAAGAGAAATTCCTTTGTTGGGCGGGCTGGGGCAAAATGCTCCAAGAATTATGTATTTCTCTTTAATGATAGTTCTTGCGAGTTTAGGTTTACCTTTATTAATTGGTTTTGCTGCCGAAACGCTGGCTTTTTACGGAGCTTTTACGTCATATGCAATAAACGGGCTTTCTTTTTTCGGCTGGTATATTCCTGTTTCTATACAAGTATTGACTGCTGCAGCTATTTTCGGAATAATTTTAACGGCTGCTTACCTGTTATGGATGTTTAAAAAAGTTTTCTATGGCAACTTACTCCCCAGATGGAAGAAATTCCACGATGCTACACCTCATGAAGTAGTCATACTGCTGTCATTAATACTTGTAATCGTAGTATTCGGGTTTTATCCAACAGGATTAACAAGTATTTTCGTTCCTACAGTCAATAATATTGTGAATTTAATTTAATCTATAAAATCTATTAATTAGGAGATAAAAATGAATCTATTGTTTGATATAGCAAATGCCCTCTTGCCTGAAATGCTGCTGGCTATTTTAATTATAATATGCCTGATTATGACCTTTAGTTTCAGGAATGATGACCAAAATTTAGTTTTTGTTGCCGCTATATCAGGGCTTGTATTCACTATTATTTCGTTTGTATTTTTGCCTCATTCTCAAGAAATAACTGCATTTTCAGGAACTTTTGTTTCAAACAGTTTTACTATTTTGTTCAGAGTGCTTATTTTACTGGGGGCAATTTTATCAATTTTATTATCAAAAAGATATGTCTGCAATTTTGGCAATAGTATCGGGGAATTTTATACTTTAATTCTCACTGCTACTTTAGGAGCAATGCTTCTGACAGGTGCGAATGATCTTATTATGTTTTTTGTGGCGATTGAAACATTAAGTATTTCAAGCTTTGCCCTGTGCGGATATACTAAACTTGACAGACTAAGTAATGAAGCCGCATTAAAATATCTCGTAATCGGAGCTGCTTCAACAGCTATAATGCTTTATGGGTTTTCATTTCTTTACGGCATTACGGGACAAACAAATATTACAAATATAGTTAATTTTTTATCACATTATGAGCACAGTACAGCATTAATTATAAGTTTTATTTTTATTGTAGCAGGGTTTGGATACAAACTTTCCGCAGTGCCCTTTCATACCTGGACTCCTGATGTTTATCAGGGTGCGCCTATTCCTGTTGCGGCTTACTTATCAGTTGTTTCTAAAATAGCAGGATTTGCAGCCATAATCAGATTTATGACTCTTGTTTATGCGGATATTTCAATTTTTACTGTCGTAATTGCGGTAATTGCCGCAATTACAATGACAACCGGAAATTTAATGGCAATAGGTCAAAAAAATATAAAACGATTAATGGCATATAGTTCAATTGCTCAGGCGGGATATATTCTGCTGGGTCTTTCTGTTCTTACATCAGAAGGGATTGCAGGAATGATATTTTATTTAATCGTCTATTTATTTATGAATTTTGGAACCTGGGCTGCTGTTGAAATTTTTGCAAGCCAGACAGGAATGGATTCTATTGACGATTACAACGGACTTGCGCACAAAAACAGGTATTTTGCGCTTTGCTTATCTGTATGTTTATTGTCTTTAGCAGGTATTCCGATTACGGCAGGTTTTTTCGCAAAGTTTTATTTATTCAAAGCCATTGCCTTTGCCGGATTTAAATATATGCCTGTATTAATAATTGCCTTAATTAATACAGTTTTTGCGGTTTTTTATTATGTAAAAGTTATAAGGGCAATGTATGTAAGACCTGTCGGAAAATTTGCAAAACAAAAAGATGAAATAAAAATTTCTTTATCTTTGCAAAGTGTTTTAGTTGTGACCGTTTTAGCGACTGTATTATTAGGAATATTTGCAGGACCTGTTATAAATCTTTCAAAATCATGTGCAGATATTTTAACTATCAACAAAAAACAGCACTTCGAAAAAATAACGAGCATTACTTCCTACTTAAGACAATAATTTTTATTTATATTAAGAACTCTTAATAATTGCCTTTCAAAAAGGCAATTATTTTGTTTATAAAAACTTTAAATATATAAGAGGTCTTTTAAATTCACAATTATTTTACGGGAGCAAAATTATGGCTATCGGACCACAAGATTATATAGATCAAATGCTTGCAAAAAAATATTCTGCAGAAAAAGTTAATAATATTTCAGAAGATGTAAGCAGACTGGCAATTTCCAAAGAAAGATACTGGGAAATCCAGAAAGACATTGCAGAAGTACAAAGAGCTCTTGTAATGGTCAACACAAAATTTCAAGTCGGTAGAATTATGGCCAAAGCTGCCAGTCTTACATAAGATTTATTAAATTTACACGAAAAAAATACTGCAACTAAAATTAACCGCAGTATTTTTTTTGCATATATTTTGACCTATTATACTGAAACGAGTTTGTTTTCCCGAAAACCGGCAAAGCCGGATTTTCTCGAAAAGCATCACTCCTAAAAGATATAGTGCTTTTGCAAAAAATATTTCATTTAATAATTACATCTTATAGCACTATATCTGTTTTATCGAAAATAAACTCGTTTTGGTATAGAATTAATGTAAATATACCAAATGGAACAGATATTATGCATAAAAAAATCATTCTTGCTTCAGCCTCTCCAAGAAGAAAAGAACTTCTCGAATTAATAGGGCTTGAGTTTGAGATAATTCCTTCCTGTATAGATGAAAACGTAGAAAATAAACCGTTTTCAACAAAATTAATTGAAAATCTGGCAGTTGAAAAAGCAGGCGATATCGCAAATAAAATCACTATTCCTGCAATTATCATAGGCTCTGATACTGTCGTAATAATTGATAATAAAATCCTGGGCAAGCCAAAAGATAAAAAAGATGCCTTTAATATGCTTAAAATGCTGAGTAATAATACTCATCAAGTTATTTCTGCAATAGCCGTTATTGATACAGAAACAGGAAAAACTATGAAAGATTCTGTTATCAGCAATGTAAGTTTTAAAGAACTTTCTGACGAAGAAATAAACGCTTATATAGAAACAGGCGAGCCGATGGATAAAGCAGGAGCATACGCTATACAAGGATTGGCAAGCATGTTCGTTAAATCAATAAATGGCTGTTATTCAAATATTGTCGGGATTTCAGTTTTCAAGCTCACAGAAATGTTAAAAGAATTCGGGGTTAAACTGCTCTAATGCGTATAATTGGTATTGATCCCGGCATGGCTATAGTCGGATACAGCATTTTAGATTGCGAAGCCGAGTCGAAAAATATTTTAGTTAACTGTGGATCTATCCAAACGGATAAGACCCTGAGCAACGCAACAAGACTGCTTGAAATTTATAATGACCTCTCACATCTTTTGAAAACATACAAGCCTAATATTGCTTCTGTTGAGCAGCTGTTTTATTTCAAAAATGCAAAAACTATTATTCCTGTTGCCCAGGCTAGAGGGGTAATTCTTATGACCTTAGAAATGTTTAACATCCCAATCTATGAATACACTCCGCTGGTTGTGAAGCAAACTATAACAGGCTACGGAAGAGCAGACAAAAAAGATGTTAAAGAAATGGTAGAAATTCTATTAAGCGGTCAAAAGCTTCCAAAGCTTGATGATGCTGTAGATGCTATTGCAATAGCACTTTGCCATACTATGTGCGATGTCGGATAATGCTTTTATAATTGCCTGTTCGTTAATCCATTGCAATCCAGAGAACTTTTCTCAAAAATCTGCCCATAATTATTGCAAGCACAGAAAAAATCACATCATAAAAAAACTGCATTCCGCTTAACTGCCATATCCATCCGAAAACTGTAAAGATTGATTCATGTTTTATAAAAAGTACAATTGTTAAATAAATTACGCCTATAAAATGCACTGCGGTTACACCAACTATCGAGGCTCTTATGGTCGTAAAAGATTTTAGTTTTCCTGAAAGAATGTTTCCAACAGTGTATACACCGGGAATAAATCCGAGAATATACCCAAAACCGTGCTGCATGTAATAATTTATGCCTCCACCACCTGCAAATATCGGAAATCCGACCAATCCTGCCAAAATATACAGAATTACCGACAGCATTCCGAGTCTGGGTCCCATAATAGCCGCAATCATAAGCACTATTGGGATTTGAGGAATATAATAAAAAACATTTGTAATTTTTCCCATTGAATTTGCTTTAGCAAAAAAATCTGCCGGATTAATAAGCGCTTCCTGGGGTATTGAGAGTATTAATTGAGGAATTGGTGTAAAAGTTGATATTATTATTAAAAACGTGCAAATCACAACAATAACAAGAGAACCCGTATTTAATCTCGGAAATCTTCTCAGAAATTTGGTATTTTTAACATTTTTTATAATTCTATTATTCATAATCCGTCGTAATTTTATTATGTTCTAGTAAGGCTATTTCGCAATTTCAATTTTTCTTTTAAATCTTTTAACAGGGCTGTAAAGCTTGTATCCCATATATTTTCTGTCCACATTATCAAAGCGTCTTCTTCATTGTCCTGATAGTATTTTTTGCGTAATCCAAGACTCTTAAAACCATATTTGTAATAAAGATTTTGCGCCGGAATATTTCCTGCTCTTACTTCAAGTGTAAACCATTTTGCATTTTTTGCGTAGCCGACATCTATCATATGTTGAAGCAGTGTCTCGCCTAAACCTTTGTTTTGAAGATTTGGCTTAACCGCAATTGTTGTAATATGCGCTTCATCAAAAATAAGCCAAAATCCTGCATAACCGATTATCTCGTTCGTATCTCTATCTAAAGCAGTAAAATAATTTCCGTATTCATTTTCGATTTCACTTATAAAAGATTGAGGAGTCCAGTGATATTCACCAAAGATAACAGATTCAATTTCC
The window above is part of the bacterium genome. Proteins encoded here:
- the rimI gene encoding ribosomal protein S18-alanine N-acetyltransferase, whose translation is MSNIIVRKMETKDIEQIMEIESVIFGEYHWTPQSFISEIENEYGNYFTALDRDTNEIIGYAGFWLIFDEAHITTIAVKPNLQNKGLGETLLQHMIDVGYAKNAKWFTLEVRAGNIPAQNLYYKYGFKSLGLRKKYYQDNEEDALIMWTENIWDTSFTALLKDLKEKLKLRNSLTRT